In Acinetobacter piscicola, a single window of DNA contains:
- a CDS encoding PepSY domain-containing protein — MFKKILFQLHWFFGITAGLILSIMGGTGAIYSYEQPIQKLLNPDSYTVQVENRAKLSPAEIYQHFQNTQPEIKINSITIDQAPNASSSINIEKEGARKGFNMMINPYTAAVLPDIKGREFFQFVQQLHRNLTVGPVGKQITGACTLILIYFILSGLYLRWPKKHSLKQWFSIKPQLKGRNFLWDLHAVVGTWVVIFYLLLAVTGLYWSYDWWRNGMYTVLGVDRPQPEMQAGAGKAKPNEHAVTEAQAKNERRGSAEGERQGKGRDKAKIDPSQIVIAYTQTWTGFHAQYKQAYSSITLSTPKKADGVMDVSFVDAIPQHERARNKATFNYQNNQIEKIELYEDKKLNEKIMSSMLPVHRGSFFGPIYQFLVMLAALCMPLFFVTGWMLYLKRRKQKKLTLAARNQTAIVDIDPNATPWLISYASQTGVSEQLAWRTATNLQAARQPVTVKAIQDLTLADLQNSPQILFVVSTYGTGEAPDLAITFVKKLMTQSLDLKHLKYAVLALGSQEYPETYCSFGHQLDAWLQRNHAQALFKTVEVDNGNATDIAKWTSALAQITQLELGNMSIEKVFDQWTLKKQQLLNPHSLGAPAFNLELQATHEVTWQAGDIAEIQTGNSPERIQAFMQKYQISAQTPVDGQDQEIQHALWNRQLNVDVEPFANMQHLLEQLPILPTREYSIASIPSQQILRLVVRQQSDENGELGLGSGWLTQHCQVNDQIAMRIRTNPSFHLIDDNRPIICIGNGTGIAGLMSLIHSRVRSSYTDNWLIFGERQQAHDFFFKETLEAWQTTGMLKYLDLAFSRDQVEKVYVHHKLREQEQRLKAWIAQGAVIYVCGSIQGMASDVDQALVDMLGEQLVNQLRENGRYKRDVY, encoded by the coding sequence ATGTTTAAAAAAATACTTTTCCAACTTCATTGGTTTTTCGGGATTACTGCTGGCTTGATTCTCTCCATTATGGGGGGCACTGGTGCGATTTATTCTTATGAACAGCCGATTCAAAAATTACTCAATCCAGACAGTTATACGGTACAAGTCGAAAATCGAGCAAAACTTAGCCCTGCTGAAATTTATCAACATTTTCAGAATACTCAACCTGAAATCAAGATTAATAGCATCACCATAGACCAAGCGCCAAATGCCAGTTCAAGTATCAATATTGAGAAAGAAGGTGCACGTAAAGGCTTCAATATGATGATCAACCCGTACACAGCAGCAGTACTTCCTGATATTAAAGGAAGAGAATTTTTTCAATTTGTTCAACAATTACATCGTAATTTAACCGTTGGACCCGTCGGTAAACAAATTACAGGTGCATGTACCCTCATTCTGATTTATTTCATTCTCAGTGGTTTGTACTTACGTTGGCCTAAAAAACATTCATTGAAACAATGGTTCAGCATTAAACCTCAACTCAAAGGCCGTAACTTCCTCTGGGATTTACATGCGGTTGTTGGCACTTGGGTGGTCATCTTCTATCTTTTATTAGCTGTAACAGGCTTATATTGGTCGTATGATTGGTGGCGTAATGGCATGTACACAGTTTTAGGTGTGGATCGTCCACAACCTGAAATGCAAGCAGGTGCAGGTAAAGCCAAACCAAATGAACATGCAGTAACTGAAGCTCAGGCAAAAAATGAACGCCGTGGTTCAGCAGAAGGTGAAAGACAAGGTAAAGGTCGAGATAAAGCCAAAATTGATCCAAGTCAAATTGTCATCGCTTATACACAAACATGGACGGGCTTTCATGCACAATATAAACAAGCGTATTCATCAATCACCCTCTCTACTCCGAAAAAAGCAGATGGTGTCATGGACGTTTCTTTTGTAGATGCGATTCCACAACATGAACGCGCTCGTAACAAAGCAACCTTTAATTATCAAAACAATCAAATTGAAAAAATTGAGCTTTATGAAGATAAAAAGCTCAATGAAAAAATTATGAGCAGTATGTTACCTGTGCATCGTGGTAGCTTCTTTGGTCCAATTTATCAATTCTTAGTGATGTTGGCTGCACTCTGTATGCCATTATTCTTTGTGACAGGTTGGATGCTGTATCTGAAACGCCGTAAACAAAAGAAATTAACATTAGCTGCACGCAACCAAACTGCAATTGTTGATATTGATCCAAATGCGACCCCTTGGCTGATCAGTTATGCATCGCAAACAGGCGTATCTGAACAATTGGCTTGGCGTACAGCCACCAACTTACAAGCAGCTCGTCAACCTGTGACAGTCAAAGCAATACAAGACTTAACCTTAGCAGACTTGCAAAACTCCCCACAAATCTTATTTGTAGTCAGTACTTATGGCACAGGCGAAGCACCTGATTTAGCCATCACATTTGTCAAAAAATTAATGACACAATCTTTAGACTTAAAGCATCTAAAATATGCAGTTTTAGCTTTAGGTTCACAAGAATATCCAGAGACTTATTGCAGCTTTGGTCATCAACTCGATGCTTGGTTACAACGTAATCACGCACAAGCCTTGTTTAAAACCGTTGAAGTCGATAATGGCAATGCCACTGATATTGCGAAATGGACATCTGCCCTTGCACAAATCACGCAACTTGAACTCGGCAATATGAGTATTGAAAAAGTCTTTGATCAATGGACATTAAAGAAACAACAATTACTTAATCCACATAGCTTAGGTGCACCAGCATTCAATCTAGAATTACAAGCAACACATGAAGTTACTTGGCAAGCAGGTGATATTGCGGAAATTCAAACAGGAAATAGTCCTGAGCGTATCCAAGCATTTATGCAAAAATATCAAATTTCAGCTCAAACACCTGTAGATGGACAAGATCAAGAGATTCAACATGCGCTGTGGAATCGTCAACTCAATGTCGATGTTGAACCTTTTGCCAACATGCAGCATTTACTTGAACAATTACCTATATTACCTACTCGAGAATATTCAATTGCCAGTATTCCATCACAGCAGATTTTACGTTTGGTGGTACGCCAACAAAGCGATGAAAATGGTGAGCTTGGTTTAGGTTCAGGTTGGTTAACACAACATTGCCAAGTGAATGATCAAATTGCGATGCGTATCCGTACCAATCCGTCATTCCATTTAATCGATGACAATCGCCCAATTATTTGTATTGGTAATGGAACAGGCATTGCAGGATTGATGAGTTTGATCCATAGTCGTGTGCGCTCAAGTTATACAGATAATTGGCTGATCTTTGGTGAGCGCCAACAAGCACATGACTTCTTCTTTAAAGAAACCTTAGAAGCATGGCAAACAACAGGAATGCTTAAATATCTAGATTTAGCATTTTCGCGTGATCAAGTCGAGAAAGTCTATGTGCATCATAAACTCCGTGAACAAGAACAACGATTAAAGGCTTGGATCGCCCAAGGTGCTGTCATCTATGTTTGTGGTAGCATTCAAGGCATGGCAAGTGATGTTGACCAAGCATTGGTAGATATGTTAGGTGAACAACTAGTCAATCAGTTACGTGAAAATGGTCGCTATAAACGTGATGTGTACTGA
- a CDS encoding entericidin A/B family lipoprotein, whose product MKKVLAASIMLAFVLTGCNTIKGAGQDVSKAGNAVTNSAEKVENKL is encoded by the coding sequence ATGAAAAAAGTTTTAGCAGCTTCAATTATGTTAGCGTTTGTTTTAACAGGCTGTAATACCATTAAAGGGGCTGGTCAAGACGTATCTAAAGCAGGAAATGCAGTGACAAACTCTGCTGAAAAAGTCGAAAATAAACTTTAA
- a CDS encoding YbaN family protein gives MRILFWRSLVIIFIVLGFIGAILPGMPTTVFLILALWAASKGWPQVHDWLLNHPKYGRTLRAWREHGTVPRKAKWLASLMMTASAILMLFTNAPVAVKIFTNLTMLIVAIWLWTRPEEQVER, from the coding sequence ATGCGAATTTTGTTTTGGCGTAGCCTGGTGATTATTTTTATTGTCCTTGGCTTTATTGGTGCAATATTGCCAGGTATGCCAACAACAGTTTTTTTAATTTTGGCATTGTGGGCAGCATCAAAAGGTTGGCCACAAGTACATGATTGGTTATTGAATCATCCTAAATACGGTAGAACGTTAAGAGCATGGCGTGAACATGGTACTGTGCCACGCAAAGCAAAATGGTTAGCAAGCCTCATGATGACAGCAAGTGCGATCTTAATGTTATTTACCAATGCGCCTGTAGCGGTCAAAATTTTTACCAATTTAACCATGTTAATTGTGGCAATTTGGCTTTGGACGCGTCCAGAAGAGCAAGTTGAAAGATAA
- a CDS encoding multidrug effflux MFS transporter codes for MSQQQVKAQYSMGWILLLALFTSLGPLSIDMYLPALPQMAQDFNVSTQQVANSLPAYFFGLAVGQLIYGPISDRIGRKKPLYFGMTLFACASLLCVLANDQWSLIAARVLQALGGCVGVVMARAAIRDQLDVQGSAQAFASMMIVMGIAPVLAPTLGAWILYFFEWHAVFIVLMLIGFFCLACVHFFFKETLPVERRLQLNMRQVLQLYVEICKDRSFYLPMLAGCLTGAALFAYIGSAAAVLMDQYHLNEQQFAYAFGFNALGIMCISFLNKKLAKKFSVVQRLQLGGLSQILGSMLIVISGLFLDTPLWVVMVGLFFTVSGIGFTGPNAMALAMSKQGERAGTASAIMGSAQFTCGLVGGILLNFLMFNHVLNMGILMLGFTATGGIAIWFVKKELQLQQ; via the coding sequence ATGTCTCAACAACAGGTCAAAGCGCAATATTCAATGGGTTGGATTTTGCTACTCGCACTCTTTACATCGCTTGGACCCTTGTCGATCGACATGTATTTACCTGCTTTACCGCAAATGGCGCAAGACTTTAATGTCTCGACACAACAAGTTGCCAATTCATTGCCCGCATATTTCTTTGGTTTGGCTGTAGGGCAATTGATTTATGGTCCAATCAGTGACCGCATTGGACGTAAAAAACCATTGTACTTTGGGATGACCTTATTTGCTTGTGCGAGTTTGCTGTGCGTTTTAGCCAATGATCAATGGTCGTTGATTGCGGCACGTGTGTTGCAAGCGCTTGGAGGTTGCGTAGGCGTAGTGATGGCACGTGCAGCCATTCGAGATCAACTCGATGTGCAAGGTTCAGCACAGGCTTTTGCCAGTATGATGATTGTTATGGGGATTGCACCTGTGCTCGCACCAACTTTGGGTGCTTGGATTTTATACTTTTTTGAGTGGCACGCCGTTTTTATTGTCTTAATGTTGATTGGCTTTTTTTGTTTGGCATGTGTGCATTTTTTCTTTAAAGAAACATTGCCTGTAGAACGCCGTTTACAACTCAATATGAGACAAGTCTTACAACTGTATGTAGAGATTTGCAAAGATCGTAGTTTTTATTTACCTATGCTTGCAGGTTGTTTAACAGGGGCTGCACTTTTTGCTTATATTGGTTCTGCCGCTGCAGTATTGATGGATCAATACCATCTGAATGAACAACAGTTTGCTTATGCCTTTGGTTTTAATGCCTTAGGTATTATGTGTATTTCATTTTTAAATAAAAAATTGGCAAAAAAATTCTCTGTCGTGCAGCGTTTGCAATTGGGTGGATTGAGTCAAATTTTGGGTTCTATGCTGATCGTTATTTCAGGATTATTTCTTGATACACCGCTTTGGGTAGTGATGGTGGGACTGTTTTTTACTGTTTCAGGAATTGGTTTTACAGGCCCCAATGCAATGGCTTTGGCAATGTCTAAACAAGGTGAACGCGCAGGGACGGCCAGTGCAATTATGGGCAGTGCTCAATTTACATGTGGTTTAGTGGGTGGGATTTTACTGAATTTTCTAATGTTTAATCATGTGTTAAATATGGGGATTTTAATGCTGGGATTTACTGCCACAGGGGGGATTGCCATTTGGTTTGTTAAAAAAGAGTTGCAATTACAGCAGTAA
- a CDS encoding SdpI family protein — translation MTAKNLYAYTLQPVPYEVTEAEQRNAQLMIWRSTNKIGTKAWAIMGVITALSLLGLIFIKNYSTVIFWVLLACVAIYLLVRKFGLEWYVKRKMNEFPVQEIKGIKLGVQPHGIVMRQQMGMQEGVGTIGWKDIYEWYNTPDFLLVNFKVKGQQGAYILPSRMNSKNFSFETVRKHLKETVGEPKTL, via the coding sequence ATGACTGCCAAAAATCTTTACGCTTATACCCTACAACCTGTGCCGTATGAAGTTACTGAGGCGGAACAACGCAATGCTCAATTAATGATTTGGCGCAGTACCAATAAAATTGGTACCAAAGCGTGGGCAATCATGGGTGTGATTACCGCATTATCTCTACTTGGTCTTATTTTTATTAAAAATTATTCCACTGTCATTTTTTGGGTCTTGCTTGCCTGTGTTGCAATTTACCTCCTTGTACGTAAATTTGGCTTGGAATGGTATGTCAAACGTAAGATGAACGAATTCCCAGTGCAAGAAATCAAAGGCATTAAACTCGGCGTCCAACCCCACGGCATCGTAATGCGTCAACAAATGGGCATGCAAGAAGGTGTTGGAACGATTGGTTGGAAAGATATTTATGAATGGTATAACACCCCAGATTTTTTATTGGTGAACTTTAAAGTTAAAGGTCAACAAGGTGCTTACATCCTTCCAAGTCGTATGAACAGCAAGAACTTTTCTTTTGAAACCGTACGCAAGCATTTAAAAGAAACTGTAGGCGAACCAAAAACGCTTTAA
- a CDS encoding YdcF family protein — MKFSILLRSSLFILGLVLFGDGLILILQNKIHLGTILPFCIGLCFLIYVIFYQKIQNMLQKNLKLKIFWQVGWGFFSLWAISVLAFFIYLHEQTQANTPIIQVDAIIILGSGIIQGRPSPTLASRLDTAAALAHQQHPQAWIIVSGGLDYRENITEAEVMSAYLQEKYHLNAAKILEENQSTSTALNLKNSQKILQAHHLGLNAKIAIVTSDFHTLRAAAIARKQGYQNFITYSAKTPLATRYNAWLREYFAYLSGWLLHEY, encoded by the coding sequence ATGAAGTTCTCTATTTTACTGCGTAGTAGCTTATTTATTCTAGGTCTCGTCCTATTTGGAGATGGTCTTATTCTTATTTTGCAAAATAAAATCCATCTAGGCACAATTCTGCCCTTTTGTATTGGACTATGCTTTCTCATCTACGTGATTTTTTATCAAAAAATTCAAAATATGCTACAAAAAAACCTAAAACTAAAAATATTTTGGCAAGTGGGATGGGGTTTCTTTAGTCTATGGGCTATCAGTGTCTTGGCTTTTTTTATCTACTTACATGAACAAACCCAAGCAAACACCCCAATAATACAAGTCGATGCCATTATTATTTTGGGTAGCGGTATCATCCAAGGTCGTCCCTCACCTACGCTCGCCTCACGCCTTGATACAGCAGCAGCGCTTGCACACCAACAGCACCCACAGGCATGGATCATTGTCAGTGGTGGGCTAGATTATAGAGAAAACATTACTGAAGCAGAAGTCATGTCAGCCTATTTACAAGAAAAATATCACTTAAATGCTGCCAAAATTTTAGAAGAAAATCAAAGTACAAGCACAGCACTCAATCTAAAAAATAGTCAGAAAATTTTACAAGCACATCATCTAGGTCTAAATGCAAAAATCGCCATAGTGACCAGTGATTTTCATACCTTACGTGCAGCAGCAATTGCAAGGAAACAAGGCTACCAAAACTTTATAACATACAGTGCCAAAACACCATTAGCAACACGCTACAACGCTTGGTTACGTGAATACTTTGCTTACCTGAGTGGTTGGTTACTTCATGAATATTAA
- a CDS encoding IS1-like element ISPa14 family transposase, with the protein MRITLEIKCPTCLSDSIKKNGIKVDGKQNYQCKDCKRQFIGDHALSYLGCHSGITRKILQLMVRGSGIRDIAEVERISIGKVLRTLTESTYQIQPKQSHYESLEVDEFWTFVGNKNNKQWLIYAYHRETGEIVAYVWGKRDLATVQRLKAKLKQLGIHYTRIASDHWDSFITAFKNCKQSIGKFFTVGIEGNNCKIRHRIRRGFRRSCNFSKKIENHFKAFDLTFFYINNGFI; encoded by the coding sequence ATGCGAATAACTCTAGAAATCAAATGTCCAACCTGCCTCAGTGACAGTATAAAGAAAAATGGCATCAAAGTAGATGGGAAACAAAACTATCAGTGCAAAGACTGTAAACGTCAGTTTATTGGTGACCATGCTCTGAGCTATCTAGGATGTCATTCAGGCATTACTCGAAAAATATTACAGTTGATGGTCAGAGGTAGTGGTATACGAGATATCGCTGAAGTTGAGCGAATCAGTATCGGTAAAGTTTTACGTACTTTAACCGAATCGACCTACCAAATTCAGCCTAAACAAAGTCATTATGAGTCTCTTGAAGTTGATGAGTTTTGGACTTTTGTGGGAAATAAAAATAATAAACAATGGCTTATTTACGCCTACCATCGAGAAACAGGTGAGATTGTTGCTTATGTTTGGGGTAAAAGAGACTTAGCTACAGTTCAACGATTGAAGGCAAAGCTTAAACAATTAGGTATTCACTACACCCGAATTGCAAGTGATCATTGGGACAGTTTCATAACTGCTTTTAAAAACTGCAAGCAAAGTATTGGTAAATTTTTTACTGTAGGTATTGAAGGTAATAATTGCAAAATAAGGCATCGAATTAGGCGCGGTTTTAGAAGGAGTTGTAATTTTTCAAAAAAGATTGAAAACCATTTTAAAGCTTTCGACTTAACCTTTTTTTACATCAATAATGGCTTCATTTAA
- a CDS encoding DUF2750 domain-containing protein, which translates to MRNPYQRKSASNTQKTALSAEDQYRHFIETIIAQAKVYALYDEGWALCATPTGQQAFAVWQSRSLTQLLIKDNWARYSIQEIDLVAFIEQVIPFIIENNTLLSVNLTPEGQNILVSGSKFLIDMKKALYALYLEQPALFQNNQLPLPRKIRIHHT; encoded by the coding sequence ATGCGAAATCCTTATCAGCGTAAGTCTGCGTCGAATACTCAAAAAACTGCATTATCTGCCGAAGATCAATATCGACATTTTATTGAAACCATTATTGCTCAAGCCAAAGTCTATGCTTTATATGATGAAGGTTGGGCGTTGTGCGCAACACCTACAGGTCAGCAGGCATTTGCAGTTTGGCAAAGTCGAAGTTTAACGCAATTATTGATTAAAGATAATTGGGCTCGTTACTCTATTCAAGAGATTGATTTGGTCGCTTTTATTGAGCAAGTAATTCCATTTATTATAGAAAATAATACTTTACTGTCAGTCAATTTAACGCCTGAGGGACAGAATATTTTAGTATCTGGTAGTAAGTTTTTGATAGATATGAAAAAGGCTTTATATGCTTTATATCTTGAACAACCTGCATTATTTCAAAATAATCAATTACCTTTACCCCGCAAAATTAGAATTCATCATACTTAA
- the yccS gene encoding YccS family putative transporter — protein sequence MNTWLNRLKKATYNTSIMYNIRMIIAFAGTAFVPYFLDQQLMTIPLTLGVVAAGLSDIDDRFSVRIMNLVYTYIGFFVTAASVTLLFPYPILFAFGLIISCIGWILLGSLGRRYATISYGCLVISVYSMLGVHLFEPWYMQPSLLVIGAAWYGLISTISFLLFPVRQVQDKLAQCYSALGDFLFSKSNLFDVDMTSESYQQSMISLSMENGQLIGIFNDMKTALLTRLKGDRGQRDTRRSLQYYFVAQDIHERADSAHIDYQKLAKIFEHSDILFRFQRILSLQGKACKDLSDSILNRTTYQHNARFSHAFKNLRHSLERLRTEQNYDQIWVNALFSLYQNLKSIDAQLQNVETERHIKYDQSKHIENQLKDDDLKGLDDIFSRIKQHLTPESVLFRHAIRVSVVLFIGYVFVQITEIEYGYWVLLTALFVSQPNFNATKRRLRLRIIGTLAGIIAGYAILYFVPTVEGQLLLLILSGVLFFDLRSKQYAQATAFITILALINFNLDGLGFEAALPRLIDTIIGCAFAWFGVSFIFPDWKFRRLPRTINRSLESQCQYLAEVVDQYHHGRNNALNYRIVRRAAHNTDADVASLISTLATEPDFDPAQKTLAFEFLCLNHTFISYIAALGAHREKIHDSEILGLLDQALDDIRGALLRDEMPDLTAHNMLQTIRLRLNQSDEDSAKALIILQQLSLMFSILKQLSTLKQSLSHERDEQSTELASL from the coding sequence TTGAACACGTGGCTCAATCGACTTAAAAAAGCAACCTACAATACCAGTATTATGTATAACATTCGCATGATTATTGCTTTTGCAGGGACGGCTTTTGTACCGTATTTCTTAGACCAGCAGTTGATGACCATTCCTTTAACTTTAGGTGTCGTAGCGGCAGGTTTAAGTGATATTGATGATCGTTTTTCTGTGCGCATCATGAACTTGGTCTATACCTATATTGGTTTTTTTGTGACCGCTGCCTCAGTAACCTTGCTCTTTCCTTATCCGATATTGTTTGCATTTGGACTAATCATCTCCTGTATTGGCTGGATTTTATTAGGCTCCTTAGGTCGACGGTACGCCACCATCTCTTACGGTTGCTTAGTCATTTCAGTTTATTCGATGCTCGGTGTGCACTTGTTTGAACCCTGGTATATGCAACCCAGTTTATTGGTCATTGGGGCTGCATGGTATGGACTGATTTCAACCATCAGTTTCTTATTATTTCCTGTACGCCAAGTACAAGACAAACTTGCACAATGTTATTCGGCTTTAGGCGATTTTTTATTTTCAAAATCCAATCTGTTTGATGTTGATATGACTTCTGAAAGCTATCAACAGAGTATGATCAGTCTATCTATGGAAAATGGTCAATTGATTGGCATTTTCAACGATATGAAAACTGCCCTATTGACACGTTTAAAAGGTGACCGGGGTCAACGTGATACGCGCCGCAGTTTGCAATACTACTTTGTCGCACAAGATATTCATGAACGTGCAGATTCAGCTCATATTGATTATCAAAAATTAGCTAAAATATTTGAACATAGTGACATTTTATTTCGCTTCCAACGGATTTTATCCTTGCAAGGTAAAGCATGTAAGGATTTGAGTGACAGCATTCTAAACCGTACTACTTATCAACATAATGCGCGTTTTAGTCATGCTTTTAAAAATTTGAGACATTCTTTAGAACGACTGCGCACAGAACAAAATTATGACCAAATTTGGGTCAATGCGTTATTTTCCTTATATCAAAATTTAAAGTCGATCGATGCCCAACTCCAAAATGTCGAAACTGAACGCCATATCAAATATGATCAAAGTAAACACATCGAAAACCAACTCAAAGATGATGACTTAAAAGGTTTGGATGATATTTTCAGTCGGATTAAACAACATTTAACCCCTGAATCAGTCCTATTCCGTCATGCGATTCGGGTCTCTGTGGTGCTGTTTATTGGTTACGTCTTTGTGCAAATCACCGAAATTGAATATGGCTATTGGGTCTTACTCACTGCGCTTTTCGTCAGCCAACCTAACTTTAATGCCACCAAGCGTCGTTTACGGCTAAGAATTATCGGGACTTTGGCTGGGATTATTGCGGGTTATGCGATTCTCTATTTTGTGCCGACTGTAGAAGGACAACTCTTATTACTCATTCTAAGTGGGGTTTTATTCTTCGATTTACGCAGTAAACAATATGCACAAGCAACGGCTTTCATTACGATTTTAGCGCTCATTAATTTTAATTTAGATGGTTTAGGTTTTGAAGCCGCATTGCCCCGTCTGATTGACACTATCATCGGTTGTGCTTTTGCATGGTTTGGTGTGAGCTTTATTTTTCCAGATTGGAAATTCCGCCGCTTACCACGTACCATCAATCGTTCTTTAGAGTCACAATGTCAGTATTTGGCTGAGGTTGTTGATCAGTATCATCATGGTCGTAACAATGCGCTGAATTATCGTATTGTCCGCCGAGCTGCGCATAATACCGATGCCGATGTTGCCTCATTAATTTCTACTTTAGCCACTGAGCCCGATTTTGACCCTGCACAAAAAACCTTGGCATTTGAGTTTTTATGTTTAAATCATACTTTTATTAGCTATATCGCAGCATTAGGTGCACATCGTGAAAAAATTCATGATTCAGAGATTTTAGGTTTACTCGATCAAGCACTTGATGACATTAGAGGTGCATTATTAAGAGACGAAATGCCTGATTTAACTGCACATAATATGTTGCAAACCATTCGTTTACGTTTAAATCAGTCGGATGAAGACTCAGCAAAAGCTTTGATTATTTTACAACAACTGTCGTTAATGTTTAGCATTTTAAAACAACTCAGTACGCTCAAACAAAGTTTAAGCCACGAACGAGATGAGCAGTCAACTGAACTTGCTTCACTGTAA
- a CDS encoding DUF1853 family protein has product MLLNAINLSYFEPWLKFKTPIVRQLAFVVASPNILAQIPNDLAIQYSFQLHPDHFWQQHYLQYETRLEQLDRDPTELLHFIAQLKSTRLGLRFEYLMWFWLKDHRFHAFKLLGHSIQMFQGQRTLGEIDFLILNENTQQIEHWEVALKYYLAEADFQLQHWYGLNRQDTLLRKLKHFTEKQFQFTAVQSHEIQKRFSVLKGQLYYPTHYFPYKTETWINDMRRIGHWGRTIPQQKYYALTRHEWICPNITQSTNNAIWWTNGLYKHQDQQDFYMYRQPHILNIHVQKV; this is encoded by the coding sequence TTGCTTTTGAATGCAATCAATCTCAGTTATTTTGAACCTTGGTTAAAATTTAAAACACCGATCGTTCGACAGTTAGCATTTGTTGTTGCAAGCCCTAATATTCTTGCGCAAATCCCAAATGATTTAGCGATTCAATATTCATTTCAATTACATCCAGATCATTTTTGGCAACAACATTATCTACAATATGAAACTCGTCTTGAACAATTAGATCGAGATCCCACAGAATTACTTCATTTTATCGCACAACTGAAAAGCACACGTTTAGGCTTACGCTTTGAATATTTGATGTGGTTTTGGTTAAAAGATCACAGATTTCATGCCTTCAAATTGCTCGGACACAGCATTCAAATGTTTCAAGGGCAACGGACTTTAGGGGAAATTGACTTCTTAATTTTGAATGAAAATACTCAACAAATCGAACATTGGGAGGTCGCTTTAAAATATTATTTAGCTGAGGCAGATTTTCAACTGCAACATTGGTATGGTTTAAACCGACAGGATACGCTGCTGCGAAAACTCAAACATTTCACAGAAAAACAGTTTCAATTCACCGCTGTACAGTCGCACGAAATTCAAAAACGCTTTAGCGTGTTAAAGGGACAACTATATTACCCAACTCATTATTTCCCATATAAAACAGAAACTTGGATAAATGATATGCGCCGTATCGGTCATTGGGGACGCACAATTCCACAGCAAAAATATTATGCATTAACACGCCACGAATGGATTTGTCCAAATATTACACAAAGCACAAATAATGCAATATGGTGGACAAATGGTTTATATAAGCATCAGGATCAGCAAGATTTTTATATGTACCGTCAACCTCATATCCTCAATATTCATGTGCAAAAAGTGTAA